The following are from one region of the Coffea eugenioides isolate CCC68of chromosome 2, Ceug_1.0, whole genome shotgun sequence genome:
- the LOC113763281 gene encoding transcription factor bHLH36-like, with translation MYPLQQGNELENQNPCIPCQPDKILNDLVTLESTASLPPATNITGKKHHHRRFLPAIQQENKKQDHEDTTTTNSNQHKLKRILHRDIERQRRREMANLYASLRSLLPLDYVKGKRAISDHMQEAVNYIKCLQKNINQLGSRRDRLMIPPCNLSSTFSSGNRSTSADSRCLRDCGAIVRVSQGGDGVEVLISISSKEETFPISRVLKMLLGEGLDVVSCVSTATNEIKVHKILAEVTDDRKSIDTLALQHQLMNAINPPE, from the exons ATGTATCCTTTACAACAAGGCAATGAGCTGGAAAACCAAAACCCTTGCATACCCTGCCAACCGGACAAAATCCTTAACGATCTGGTCACCCTTGAGAGTACTGCCAGTCTGCCTCCAGCCACCAATATCACCGGAAAGAAGCACCACCACCGGAGATTCCTCCCGGCAATTcagcaagaaaacaaaaaacaagaTCATGAGGATACTACTACCACTAATAGTAACCAGCACAAGCTCAAGAGAATTCTTCATAGAGACATCGAACGCCAGAGAAGGCGAGAAATGGCCAACCTCTATGCTTCCCTTCGATCCCTCCTACCCCTTGACTATGTTAAG GGAAAGCGGGCGATATCTGATCACATGCAGGAGGCCGTGAATTACATAAAATGTCTGCAGAAAAACATCAACCAACTGGGGTCACGGAGAGACAGGCTCATGATCCCGCCTTGTAATTTGAGTTCTACTTTTAGCTCTGGGAATCGAAGCACAAGTGCCGATAGTCGGTGTTTGCGTGATTGTGGTGCGATTGTGAGGGTGAGCCAAGGCGGCGATGGGGTGGAGGTTTTGATCTCCATTAGTTCTAAGGAGGAAACTTTCCCCATTTCGAGAGTGCTGAAAATGTTGCTTGGTGAAGGGCTCGATGTTGTGAGCTGTGTTTCCACAGCAACTAATGAGATCAAAGTCCATAAGATTCTGGCGGAG GTTACTGATGATCGGAAAAGTATAGATACATTGGCGCTGCAACACCAACTGATGAATGCGATTAACCCTCCTGAGTAA
- the LOC113763720 gene encoding receptor-like serine/threonine-protein kinase At4g25390, which produces MPSRELPPTPQPPPLHHLEPPLAGSVAAAFSLLILCTFCFRKVSRKRTVPSSDTDSKPPHRFSYSSLRRATSAFSPSLRLGQGGFGSVYRGTLKPGIQVAVKLMDSGSLQGEREFQNELFLAGRIDAKYIVSVLGFSSDPRRRRMLLVYELMASGSLQDCLLHRKCAELKDWNKRFSIALDIAKGLEYLHHFCDPPIVHGDIKPSNVLLDANFDAKIGDFGLARLKSDEGQVEIEVKKEGNSVEDNGSVAEETESVITASVCDGCDGGVEQSPESCFVAVEASPETVLTAELSPETTMVVSPRTAAAMATPLEGLDENSVLAANFDRTGVQSGGELGSGGGKIAKKKKKSFSGKDWWWKQDNGDVESGVVKDYVMEWIGNEIKKERPKSEWIGTSSTSVAVGKSEKQKKKKNRRRLDWWVSLDDDKNVKKDKRRPAREWWKEEYCEELERKKKKKKKLEQGSVSDDCYSENWWPRDDDMYSDKKKKRSRSRRSSKSSMDWWLDGLSGDLWRARRNSYDSASGEIPKSGGISSTPSMRGTVCYIAPEYGVGGDLSEKCDVYSFGVLLLVLIAGRRPLQVSGSPMSEFQRANLLSWARHLARAGKLIDLVDQSVHSLDKEQALLCITVALLCLQKSPARRPSMKEVVGVLSGDLESPKLPIEFSPSPPSRFPYKSRKRDQ; this is translated from the coding sequence ATGCCTTCTCGTGAACTTCCACCGACGCCACAGCCGCCGCCACTCCACCACCTGGAACCCCCTCTTGCCGGCTCCGTCGCCGCCGCTTTCTCTCTCCTCATTCTCTGCACTTTTTGTTTCCGCAAAGTCTCCCGCAAACGCACCGTCCCATCTTCAGACACCGATTCCAAGCCTCCCCACCGCTTCTCCTACTCCTCCCTCCGCCGGGCCACCTCCGCTTTCTCCCCCTCCCTTCGCCTCGGTCAAGGTGGCTTCGGCTCCGTCTACCGGGGCACCCTTAAGCCTGGCATCCAAGTAGCCGTTAAGCTCATGGATTCCGGGTCCCTACAGGGCGAGCGCGAGTTTCAGAACGAGCTGTTTTTAGCCGGGAGAATCGACGCCAAATACATCGTCTctgttttgggtttttcttctGATCCGAGACGACGCCGTATGCTGCTCGTTTATGAGCTCATGGCTAGTGGAAGCTTGCAGGATTGTCTATTGCATCGTAAGTGTGCTGAATTAAAAGATTGGAACAAAAGATTTTCAATTGCTTTAGATATAGCTAAAGGGCTCGAATACTTGCATCATTTCTGTGATCCTCCTATAGTTCACGGTGATATTAAGCCTAGTAATGTCCTATTGGATGCTAATTTTGATGCTAAAATTGGCGATTTTGGGTTAGCAAGGTTAAAATCAGATGAGGGTCAGGTTGAGATTGAGGTGAAAAAAGAGGGAAATTCGGTGGAGGATAATGGATCAGTAGCTGAGGAGACGGAGAGTGTGATAACGGCTAGTGTTTGTGATGGGTGTGATGGGGGTGTGGAACAGTCCCCAGAGAGTTGTTTTGTTGCGGTGGAGGCTTCGCCGGAGACGGTGCTGACTGCGGAATTGTCCCCGGAGACAACTATGGTGGTCTCGCCGAGAACAGCGGCTGCAATGGCAACTCCACTGGAAGGTTTGGACGAGAATAGTGTTTTAGCGGCTAATTTTGATAGGACTGGTGTCCAGAGTGGGGGAGAATTGGGCAGTGGTGGGGGTAAGATTgcgaaaaagaagaagaagagttttTCTGGGAAAGATTGGTGGTGGAAGCAAGATAATGGAGACGTTGAATCGGGGGTGGTGAAGGATTATGTGATGGAATGGATTGGAAATGAGATTAAGAAAGAGAGGCCGAAGAGTGAATGGATTGGGACTTCATCAACTTCTGTAGCAGTTGGGAAAAGTGAAaaacagaagaagaagaaaaaccgGAGGCGGTTAGATTGGTGGGTGTCGTTGGATGATGACAAGAACGTGAAGAAGGATAAGAGGAGGCCAGCAAGGGAATGGTGGAAGGAGGAGTACTGTGAAGAGCTTGAgcggaagaagaagaagaagaaaaagttaGAGCAAGGTTCGGTGAGTGATGACTGTTACAGTGAGAATTGGTGGCCTAGGGATGACGATATGTATTctgataaaaagaagaaaaggagtcGGAGTCGGAGGAGTAGTAAGAGTAGTATGGATTGGTGGTTGGATGGACTTAGCGGGGACCTCTGGAGGGCTCGAAGGAATAGTTATGACTCTGCTAGTGGGGAGATTCCTAAGAGCGGTGGTATTAGCAGCACACCTAGTATGAGAGGAACTGTTTGTTACATTGCACCAGAGTATGGTGTTGGTGGTGACTTGTCTGAGAAGTGCGATGTCTATAGTTTTGGGGTTCTCTTACTGGTTCTTATTGCTGGGCGTAGACCGCTTCAAGTGAGCGGATCGCCAATGTCAGAGTTCCAACGAGCAAATCTCTTATCCTGGGCACGTCATCTTGCACGTGCAGGAAAACTTATTGATCTGGTGGATCAATCCGTACATTCTTTGGATAAAGAACAAGCTCTACTGTGCATCACTGTAGCCCTGCTCTGCCTGCAAAAGTCTCCTGCTCGCCGGCCTTCAATGAAAGAGGTGGTTGGAGTGCTCTCAGGAGACTTGGAATCCCCAAAACTTCCAATAGAATTTTCGCCTTCACCTCCCTCCCGGTTTCCTTATAAGTCCCGCAAAAGGGACCAATGA